The proteins below are encoded in one region of Fimbriimonadaceae bacterium:
- a CDS encoding N-acetyltransferase translates to MSTLPDSPSAQSAQRGFFAHESAYIDEGAQIGEGSKIWHFSHVLPKAVIGKNCVIGQNCVVMNNVRVGDYCKVQNNVSLYEGVVLEDYVFCGPSMVFTNVLIPRCEFPRNTSADYHETLVKRGASIGANATIVCGVTLGERCLIGAGAVVTKDVPAYALMLGVPARQVGWACRDGQPVFFHELETPEKVQEMLERTGDMGRELLALIEK, encoded by the coding sequence ATGAGCACTCTCCCCGACTCCCCGAGCGCCCAATCCGCCCAACGAGGCTTCTTCGCCCACGAGTCTGCCTACATCGACGAAGGGGCGCAGATCGGCGAAGGCTCGAAGATTTGGCACTTCAGCCACGTTCTTCCGAAGGCCGTTATCGGCAAGAACTGCGTTATCGGCCAGAACTGCGTGGTGATGAACAATGTTCGCGTGGGCGACTACTGCAAGGTTCAGAACAACGTCAGCCTTTACGAAGGAGTTGTCCTAGAGGACTACGTGTTCTGCGGCCCGAGCATGGTCTTCACGAACGTGCTGATTCCGCGGTGCGAATTCCCGAGGAACACCAGCGCGGACTATCACGAGACTTTGGTGAAGAGGGGCGCGAGCATCGGCGCCAATGCGACCATCGTTTGCGGGGTCACCCTGGGCGAACGCTGCCTCATCGGCGCGGGGGCCGTCGTGACCAAGGACGTCCCTGCCTATGCTCTCATGCTGGGCGTACCCGCGAGACAGGTGGGCTGGGCCTGCCGCGACGGGCAACCCGTATTTTTCCACGAACTCGAGACCCCGGAAAAAGTCCAAGAGATGCTAGAACGCACCGGAGATATGGGCCGCGAACTGCTCGCGCTTATCGAGAAGTGA
- the typA gene encoding translational GTPase TypA encodes MEDSGIRNLGIIAHVDHGKTTLVDAIFRQSGLFRSNETVTDRVMDSSDLERERGITILSKVASCRYQGTKINIVDTPGHADFGGEVERVLSMVDGVLLVVDAFEGPMPQTRFVLKKAFDNGLRPIVCINKVDRENARPTEAYDKTLDLFIDLGCSEDDLFFPHLYTSGSAGFARAEPNGTEDDMKLLFEAIVKHVPAPRVQVEGPVRLQINNLDYSDYLGRMFGGKLLRGTVYVGDRLTRIGESKQDSFNCTKLWIYEGLKLVEVESVKAGDIVMMSGLDEVLIGDSVCDAQFVEPLPRIEVEPSTLTMNFYANNSPMAGKDGGKFLTIHKIRERLEKEEKVSVSLKIDREAPADTVKVAARGEMQLSVLIETMRREGYELAIARPQVIFKENDLGKKLEPVEQLTLEFEDEAMGGVMEELARRKAEIQDMASLGNGRSKIVASIPTRGLIGFRTVYLTLTRGSGLMGSIFEGYEVHRGEVQSRVQGSLIAKDPGKMTRYAYEHVQERGTFFYPVGTEVYGGMIIGACSRDEDMVVNATLQKAATNMRSATSDTTTVLDAHREFSLEQALSWLRDDELLEVTPKQLRFRKKILDHSERRVAERRATTVG; translated from the coding sequence ATGGAAGACTCGGGCATTAGAAACCTTGGCATCATTGCCCACGTCGACCACGGAAAGACGACGCTGGTCGACGCGATCTTTCGGCAGTCCGGCCTGTTCCGGTCGAACGAGACCGTCACCGACCGCGTGATGGACTCAAGCGACTTGGAACGGGAACGGGGCATCACGATCCTTTCCAAGGTCGCGAGCTGCCGCTACCAAGGCACAAAGATCAACATCGTCGACACCCCCGGCCACGCCGATTTCGGGGGCGAAGTCGAGCGCGTGCTCAGTATGGTGGACGGCGTCCTGCTCGTCGTGGACGCCTTCGAGGGCCCGATGCCGCAGACGCGGTTCGTGCTGAAAAAGGCGTTTGACAACGGACTGCGGCCCATCGTCTGCATCAACAAAGTGGACCGGGAGAACGCCCGGCCGACCGAAGCCTACGACAAGACGCTGGACCTCTTCATCGACCTTGGCTGCAGCGAGGACGACCTCTTCTTCCCCCACCTGTACACGAGCGGTTCCGCCGGGTTTGCCCGGGCCGAACCGAACGGCACCGAGGACGACATGAAGCTCCTCTTCGAGGCCATCGTGAAGCACGTGCCCGCCCCGAGGGTCCAGGTGGAAGGGCCGGTGCGGCTGCAGATCAACAACCTCGACTACAGCGACTACCTTGGCCGAATGTTCGGGGGGAAGCTGCTGCGCGGCACCGTCTATGTCGGGGACCGGCTCACGCGCATCGGCGAGAGCAAACAGGACAGCTTCAACTGCACGAAGCTCTGGATCTACGAGGGCCTAAAACTTGTGGAAGTGGAGAGCGTGAAAGCCGGCGACATCGTGATGATGTCCGGCCTGGACGAGGTGCTGATCGGGGACAGCGTCTGCGACGCCCAGTTCGTCGAGCCCCTCCCGAGGATCGAAGTCGAGCCCTCCACCCTGACGATGAACTTCTACGCCAACAACAGTCCGATGGCGGGCAAGGACGGCGGCAAGTTCCTGACGATCCACAAGATCCGCGAGCGGCTTGAAAAAGAAGAGAAGGTGAGCGTCAGCCTGAAGATCGACCGGGAGGCGCCGGCCGACACGGTGAAAGTCGCCGCCCGCGGCGAGATGCAGCTCTCGGTCCTGATCGAGACCATGAGGCGCGAGGGATACGAACTCGCGATTGCGCGCCCGCAAGTCATCTTCAAAGAAAACGACCTTGGAAAGAAGCTTGAGCCCGTCGAGCAACTCACCCTGGAGTTCGAGGACGAGGCCATGGGCGGGGTCATGGAAGAGCTGGCCAGGCGCAAGGCCGAGATCCAAGACATGGCCAGCCTCGGAAACGGCCGGTCCAAGATCGTGGCCTCGATCCCGACGCGGGGCCTCATCGGTTTCCGCACCGTTTACCTCACCCTGACCCGCGGTTCCGGCCTCATGGGCTCGATCTTCGAGGGGTACGAGGTGCACCGGGGAGAGGTCCAGAGCCGCGTTCAAGGCTCGCTGATCGCCAAGGATCCAGGGAAAATGACGCGCTACGCCTACGAGCACGTCCAAGAACGCGGCACGTTCTTCTACCCGGTCGGAACCGAAGTCTATGGCGGCATGATCATTGGAGCGTGCAGCCGGGACGAGGACATGGTCGTCAACGCGACCCTGCAGAAGGCGGCCACCAACATGCGGTCCGCCACCTCGGACACGACGACCGTGCTCGACGCGCACCGCGAGTTCTCGCTCGAACAAGCGCTCTCCTGGCTGCGCGACGACGAGCTTCTCGAAGTGACGCCGAAGCAGCTCCGGTTCCGCAAGAAGATCCTCGACCACAGCGAGCGCCGGGTCGCCGAACGCCGGGCTACCACGGTCGGCTAA
- a CDS encoding DegT/DnrJ/EryC1/StrS family aminotransferase — protein sequence MSTLSATRTVPFFAYNRFFTDREQEYTEAIVEVLRRGAFILQKDVTEFERALADYLGVKHAIGMSNCTDALIVALKCAGVGPGDEVIFPSHTFVASPSSIHWCGATPVPVECGVDHLIDAEAVRAAVTKRTKAIMPVSLNGRTCAFDPILEIAAEHGLAIVEDSAQALGSKYKGKHAGTFGVAGTFSFYPAKILGCFGDGGAIVTDDDAVARKARLFRDHGRDEKTGEVVQWGFNFRLDNVQAAILHLQFRDYDKTVARRREVAALYQEGLGDLAEVALPPAPDSDPDHFDVYQNYEVEAERRDDLRIFLKEQGIGTLVQWGGKPVHQFQGLGFDVSLPRTERLFERCLLLPCNLFVSDDDVRYVVAKVREFYGR from the coding sequence ATGAGCACGCTGAGCGCCACGCGCACCGTCCCCTTCTTCGCCTACAACCGCTTCTTTACGGACCGCGAGCAGGAGTACACGGAGGCGATCGTGGAGGTGCTGCGCCGCGGGGCGTTCATCCTGCAAAAGGACGTCACCGAGTTTGAGCGGGCGCTGGCCGACTACCTCGGCGTGAAGCACGCGATCGGTATGTCGAACTGTACCGACGCGCTGATTGTGGCGCTTAAGTGCGCGGGCGTCGGCCCCGGCGACGAGGTGATCTTCCCGTCGCACACCTTCGTGGCCTCGCCTTCTTCGATCCATTGGTGTGGGGCGACGCCGGTGCCGGTCGAATGTGGCGTCGACCACTTGATCGACGCCGAGGCGGTCCGCGCGGCCGTCACCAAGCGCACCAAGGCGATCATGCCTGTCTCGCTGAACGGTCGGACTTGCGCGTTCGACCCGATCCTGGAAATCGCGGCCGAGCACGGCCTCGCCATCGTCGAAGACAGCGCCCAGGCGCTGGGTTCGAAGTATAAGGGCAAGCATGCGGGCACGTTCGGCGTGGCCGGCACCTTCAGTTTTTATCCCGCGAAGATCCTCGGCTGTTTTGGCGACGGCGGTGCGATCGTGACGGACGACGACGCCGTCGCCCGCAAGGCGCGCCTCTTCCGCGACCACGGCCGCGACGAGAAGACAGGCGAGGTCGTCCAGTGGGGCTTCAACTTTCGCTTGGACAACGTCCAGGCCGCGATTCTGCACCTTCAGTTCCGCGACTACGACAAGACCGTCGCCCGCCGGCGCGAGGTCGCCGCGCTCTACCAAGAGGGCCTTGGCGACCTCGCCGAGGTGGCTCTCCCGCCAGCACCGGATAGCGACCCCGACCACTTCGACGTGTACCAGAACTACGAGGTCGAGGCGGAGCGGCGCGACGATCTCCGCATCTTCCTGAAGGAGCAAGGCATCGGCACCCTGGTGCAATGGGGGGGCAAGCCCGTGCACCAGTTCCAAGGCCTCGGTTTCGACGTCTCCCTTCCTCGGACCGAGCGTCTTTTCGAGCGCTGCCTGTTGCTTCCCTGCAACCTCTTCGTCAGCGACGACGATGTGCGTTACGTCGTCGCGAAGGTCCGCGAGTTTTACGGTCGGTAA
- a CDS encoding TrmH family RNA methyltransferase, with product MKTIRGKTPLRNLFREHSRLNPPRRELAFLLQDWDDGYNVGGLFRTAEALGAVEVVMSGHTPTPPDPLIERTSMGQHRRVPWRHFAGHEEAALALLASGWTLVAVEIAEDAVSYRDFAFPPRTALVLGNEANGVYGNVLKHCAGAVFIPMYGKGRSLNVQVAAAVVGYHALLSD from the coding sequence GTGAAGACCATCCGGGGCAAGACCCCGCTCCGCAACCTCTTCCGAGAGCACAGCCGCCTGAACCCGCCCCGTCGCGAACTCGCTTTCTTGCTCCAGGATTGGGACGACGGCTACAACGTCGGCGGCCTTTTTCGCACCGCTGAGGCGCTCGGCGCGGTCGAGGTCGTCATGAGCGGCCACACCCCGACCCCGCCAGACCCGCTCATCGAGCGGACCAGCATGGGCCAGCACCGCCGCGTCCCCTGGCGCCACTTCGCTGGCCACGAGGAGGCCGCGCTCGCCCTCTTGGCATCGGGCTGGACCCTTGTCGCGGTCGAGATCGCAGAGGACGCCGTCAGTTACCGCGACTTCGCCTTCCCTCCCCGCACCGCCCTCGTCCTCGGCAATGAGGCGAACGGAGTCTACGGCAACGTGTTGAAGCACTGTGCGGGGGCGGTCTTCATCCCGATGTACGGCAAGGGCCGCAGCCTGAACGTTCAGGTCGCCGCCGCCGTGGTCGGATACCATGCGTTGCTCTCTGACTAG
- a CDS encoding sugar transferase — protein sequence MLRLIDFLLAAIGLVLLSPVLLVFMVLVWAQDRKSPFYLAPRVARGGGTFTMVKLRSMVVNADKSGVNSTASGDRRITPIGQLIRKFKLDELTQLWNVLVGEMSLVGPRPQVRADVDLYTDAEREMLTVLPGITDLASITFSDEGEILAGQSDPDLAYNQLIRPWKSRLALFTLRHRTVDVYFRVIWLTAMAVLNKPAARAGVQRLLRKKGADAALVEVAARSQPLLPTPPPGSDEVVTSLTPRHAVVTPISEPAPTP from the coding sequence ATGTTGCGCCTCATCGACTTTCTCCTCGCCGCCATCGGGTTGGTCTTGCTCAGCCCGGTCTTGCTCGTTTTTATGGTGCTGGTCTGGGCACAAGACCGCAAGTCGCCGTTTTACTTGGCGCCGCGGGTGGCGCGGGGCGGGGGCACGTTCACGATGGTGAAGCTTCGCAGCATGGTCGTGAACGCGGACAAGTCCGGGGTGAATTCCACCGCGAGCGGTGACCGGCGCATCACGCCGATCGGCCAGTTGATCCGCAAGTTCAAGCTGGACGAACTGACCCAGCTATGGAACGTGCTCGTCGGCGAGATGAGCCTGGTGGGGCCGCGCCCCCAAGTCCGCGCGGACGTCGACCTTTACACCGATGCCGAGCGGGAGATGCTCACCGTGCTGCCGGGCATCACCGACCTCGCCAGCATCACGTTTAGCGACGAGGGCGAGATTCTGGCTGGCCAGTCCGACCCCGACCTCGCCTACAACCAGCTCATCCGTCCCTGGAAGAGCCGCCTCGCCCTCTTCACCCTGCGCCACCGCACGGTGGACGTCTACTTCCGCGTCATCTGGCTGACGGCGATGGCGGTGCTGAACAAGCCCGCCGCCCGGGCCGGCGTGCAACGCCTGCTGCGCAAGAAGGGCGCTGACGCGGCGCTCGTCGAGGTCGCCGCCCGCAGCCAGCCCCTCTTGCCCACCCCGCCCCCTGGGAGCGACGAGGTGGTGACGTCCTTGACGCCGCGCCACGCGGTCGTCACCCCCATCTCCGAGCCCGCCCCGACCCCGTAG
- a CDS encoding Gfo/Idh/MocA family oxidoreductase — MVGVVGAGNWGKNIVRTLHEMGQLAGVAEPGDALRAGLAETYPDVPVAASLTKLLETARPGAVAIATPAETHAPLAREALEAGCHVFIEKPMTLSSEDAEELVARADAAGKVLMVGHLLLYQPAVQFIKEAIDGGKIGKVHLLHHERLNLGRARNVENVLWSLGVHDVAVCLYLAGEAPSDVQFVGHKMLGTGVEDDTRLFLDFPSGQRGYVHNSWLWPELRRRLTVVGEKGMLVYDELEQKVYFHDKGVTETLQNRDEGVHLVYEGAGQPLTLEMQHFLDCIEQGTNPHSDGRSGLEVVRVLERACGKAGPAAGLPETRKAVGSKS, encoded by the coding sequence ATGGTCGGAGTCGTCGGAGCAGGCAACTGGGGAAAGAACATCGTGCGGACTTTGCACGAGATGGGGCAGCTGGCGGGGGTCGCGGAGCCTGGCGACGCCCTTCGCGCTGGGCTTGCGGAAACCTATCCGGACGTGCCCGTTGCGGCCAGCCTGACCAAACTCCTGGAGACGGCCCGGCCCGGCGCGGTCGCGATCGCCACCCCGGCAGAGACGCACGCCCCGCTCGCAAGGGAGGCGCTAGAAGCCGGGTGCCACGTCTTCATCGAGAAACCGATGACGCTCTCCTCGGAAGACGCCGAGGAGTTGGTCGCCCGCGCCGACGCGGCCGGCAAGGTCTTGATGGTCGGCCACCTCCTGCTCTACCAACCCGCCGTCCAATTCATCAAGGAGGCGATCGATGGCGGAAAGATCGGCAAGGTCCACCTGCTCCATCATGAGCGGCTGAACCTTGGCCGCGCCCGAAACGTGGAGAACGTGCTCTGGTCGCTGGGGGTCCACGACGTCGCTGTCTGCCTCTATCTGGCAGGTGAGGCGCCGAGCGACGTGCAGTTCGTAGGGCACAAGATGCTCGGAACCGGGGTTGAAGACGACACCCGCCTCTTCCTCGACTTCCCTTCGGGGCAGCGCGGCTACGTCCACAACTCGTGGCTGTGGCCCGAGCTGCGCCGACGGCTTACGGTGGTCGGCGAGAAAGGGATGCTGGTCTACGACGAACTCGAGCAGAAGGTCTACTTCCACGACAAAGGCGTGACCGAAACCCTCCAGAACCGCGACGAGGGCGTGCACCTCGTCTATGAAGGCGCGGGCCAACCCCTGACGCTGGAGATGCAGCACTTCCTAGACTGCATTGAACAAGGCACCAACCCCCACAGTGACGGCCGGAGCGGGCTCGAAGTCGTCCGCGTCCTGGAGCGGGCGTGCGGGAAGGCCGGACCAGCAGCGGGCCTGCCAGAAACTCGAAAGGCCGTCGGATCGAAGAGCTGA
- a CDS encoding aminodeoxychorismate/anthranilate synthase component II, producing MAPFVFVVDNYDSFTYNLVQYLGMCGARFEVRRNDEVDVETIAAAEPDGIFMSPGPCRPTESGVCLDLSRAAATPGSPVFGIPLFGVCLGMQAMGHMGGGRVSRSKTIRHGKTSLIQHDGEGVFTGLPSPFLGVRYHSLSIESGAVPPGYVVTARSLDDDEIMGVRHESLPIEGVQFHPESVLSEHGLQLIDNYVSRLRP from the coding sequence GTGGCCCCTTTCGTCTTCGTCGTCGACAACTACGACAGCTTCACCTATAACCTCGTGCAATACCTCGGCATGTGTGGCGCCCGGTTCGAGGTGCGGCGGAACGACGAGGTCGACGTGGAGACGATCGCCGCCGCCGAACCCGACGGGATTTTCATGTCGCCAGGGCCGTGCCGTCCAACCGAGTCCGGCGTCTGCCTGGACCTCTCGCGCGCGGCGGCCACACCAGGCTCGCCCGTCTTCGGGATCCCACTTTTCGGCGTCTGCCTCGGGATGCAGGCCATGGGGCACATGGGCGGCGGGAGGGTCAGCCGCTCCAAGACGATCCGCCACGGTAAGACCTCATTGATCCAGCACGACGGCGAGGGGGTCTTCACTGGGCTGCCAAGCCCGTTCCTTGGCGTCCGCTACCACTCCCTCTCGATCGAAAGCGGGGCCGTGCCGCCCGGCTACGTCGTCACGGCCAGGAGCCTCGACGACGACGAGATCATGGGCGTCCGGCACGAAAGCCTCCCTATCGAAGGGGTGCAGTTCCACCCCGAATCGGTGCTCTCCGAGCACGGGCTTCAACTGATCGACAACTACGTTTCTAGATTAAGACCTTAA
- a CDS encoding GNAT family N-acetyltransferase, with protein MTSTDLLLVRLDGSENEETFLQLAEIHREAIHEGFLSTLGDRFLVTLYRSLSASASSFVVAATSGGQVAGFIAGAIDTGAVYREFARRAGPSAIVALAPKLLSPQRMKRVVETLLYPSKKQSDDLPEPEILNFCVRASAQGTGVGGRLFEELCAEFRRRDVTKIRIVTGESQVSAQRFYEKRGAILARTIEVHKGTPSRVYVFGLD; from the coding sequence ATGACTTCGACCGACTTGCTGCTGGTACGGCTGGACGGCTCTGAGAACGAGGAGACCTTCTTGCAGCTCGCGGAGATCCACCGCGAGGCCATCCACGAGGGCTTCTTGAGCACGCTGGGCGACCGCTTTCTCGTCACCCTGTACCGGTCCCTCTCGGCTTCCGCGAGTTCGTTCGTCGTTGCGGCCACTTCGGGGGGCCAGGTGGCCGGGTTCATCGCGGGGGCGATCGACACGGGCGCGGTCTATAGGGAGTTCGCGCGTCGGGCGGGCCCTTCCGCGATCGTCGCGCTGGCGCCAAAGCTGCTGTCCCCTCAGCGGATGAAGCGCGTGGTCGAGACCCTCCTCTACCCCAGCAAGAAGCAGTCCGACGACCTGCCGGAACCGGAGATCCTCAACTTCTGCGTGCGCGCAAGCGCGCAGGGCACGGGCGTCGGCGGGCGGCTCTTCGAAGAACTGTGCGCGGAGTTCCGGAGGCGCGACGTCACGAAGATCCGCATCGTCACGGGCGAATCGCAAGTCTCTGCCCAGCGGTTCTATGAAAAGCGAGGCGCGATCCTGGCTCGCACGATCGAGGTCCACAAGGGCACCCCGAGCCGGGTCTACGTCTTCGGCCTGGATTAG
- a CDS encoding DUF1501 domain-containing protein — protein sequence MNDITRRELFRQSGVLAVGLMTPPWLSAIARADLVKAARGGKNPDNVLVVCQLSGGNDGLNTVIPYTESAYYRLRPTLAVKEDAVLKVSAELGFHPSMEGIHQLFKEGKVAVVNGVGYPNPNRSHFKSMDIWHSASPDGRLKNGWLGRYFDLSLAQGPLDSVAGIGLSVEKPMALASEKSSIPCFASLADIQAMVGDLDSERRLRAIQGQAAESGSATRAIQQANTSALDAMADLKLRLNGFATKETYGDDPFGRGFRQISQLVASSPVTRVVYFSAGGFDTHSRQPDSHARLLKNFSDAVLAFQREMEACGRADRVMVMAFSEFGRRSYENGSLGTDHGKAGPMMLIGKNVKGGFHGQKPDLVNLDDGDLAFSTDFRQVYATALDEWMGSDSGIVLGEHFKPLPVV from the coding sequence ATGAACGACATCACCAGACGAGAACTTTTCCGACAGAGCGGTGTGCTCGCCGTCGGGTTGATGACGCCGCCGTGGCTCTCGGCGATCGCTCGGGCGGACCTGGTCAAGGCAGCGCGAGGCGGGAAGAACCCGGACAACGTCCTGGTCGTTTGCCAGCTCTCGGGCGGGAACGATGGTCTCAACACGGTCATCCCGTACACCGAGTCGGCCTATTACCGGCTTCGCCCCACCCTCGCGGTGAAAGAGGACGCGGTGCTCAAGGTGAGCGCCGAGTTGGGCTTCCATCCCTCAATGGAGGGCATCCACCAGCTCTTCAAGGAAGGGAAGGTCGCGGTGGTCAACGGGGTCGGCTATCCCAACCCAAACCGCTCGCACTTCAAGAGCATGGACATCTGGCACTCGGCCTCTCCCGACGGGAGGCTGAAGAACGGCTGGTTGGGCCGCTATTTCGACCTTTCCCTGGCCCAAGGGCCGCTCGATTCCGTCGCGGGGATCGGCCTTTCAGTGGAGAAGCCGATGGCGCTGGCGTCCGAGAAGTCGAGCATCCCGTGCTTTGCGAGCCTTGCGGACATCCAGGCGATGGTCGGCGATTTGGACTCCGAGCGGAGGCTCCGCGCCATCCAGGGCCAAGCGGCCGAATCGGGCTCGGCGACCCGCGCCATCCAGCAAGCGAACACCTCCGCCCTCGACGCGATGGCCGACCTCAAGCTGCGACTCAACGGTTTCGCGACGAAAGAGACCTATGGCGACGATCCTTTCGGCCGGGGCTTCAGGCAGATCAGCCAGTTGGTCGCCTCTTCTCCGGTGACCCGCGTGGTCTATTTCAGCGCGGGCGGCTTCGACACCCACTCCCGGCAGCCCGACAGCCACGCGCGGCTCCTCAAGAATTTTTCCGACGCCGTGCTCGCCTTCCAGCGCGAGATGGAGGCTTGTGGCCGCGCCGACCGGGTGATGGTGATGGCCTTCAGCGAGTTCGGACGGCGTTCCTATGAGAACGGCAGCCTCGGCACCGACCACGGAAAGGCGGGCCCGATGATGCTGATCGGCAAGAACGTCAAAGGCGGCTTCCACGGGCAAAAGCCCGACCTCGTGAACCTAGACGACGGCGACTTGGCGTTCTCGACGGACTTTCGCCAGGTTTATGCGACCGCGCTTGACGAGTGGATGGGTTCAGACTCGGGAATCGTCCTCGGCGAGCACTTCAAGCCGTTGCCGGTGGTCTGA
- a CDS encoding transketolase codes for MPGSRFAAPDRAATTEELALRLRRHVVRMTHLGKSSHVGACLSMADIVAVLYGEVLRLKPDEPKWAGRDRFILSKGHAGACVYAALAETGFFPLETLATHYQDGSILSGHVSHKGIPGVELSTGSLGHGLGVAAGMAYGAKLDSLAWRTFALLSDGECDEGSNWEAILFAGHHRLSNLVAVIDYNKIQSLKPVSETLELEPFADKWRAFHWEVVECDGHDHDALKRAFAVESERPKVVIAHTIKGKGVSFMENTVLWHYRTPQGEEYEAALKELGAHA; via the coding sequence GTGCCCGGCAGCCGCTTCGCCGCACCCGACCGTGCCGCCACCACCGAAGAGCTTGCCCTTCGCTTGCGGCGTCATGTCGTGCGCATGACCCACCTGGGAAAGTCGTCCCACGTGGGGGCGTGCCTTTCCATGGCGGACATTGTCGCGGTGCTTTATGGCGAGGTGCTTCGCCTCAAGCCGGACGAGCCGAAGTGGGCGGGCCGCGACCGGTTTATCCTCAGCAAAGGCCACGCAGGCGCCTGCGTTTACGCCGCGTTGGCCGAGACCGGCTTCTTCCCTCTCGAGACGCTCGCCACCCACTACCAGGATGGGAGCATCCTTTCTGGCCACGTCAGCCACAAAGGCATACCGGGGGTCGAGCTCTCGACCGGCTCGCTTGGCCACGGGCTCGGGGTAGCGGCTGGCATGGCCTATGGCGCTAAGCTGGACTCCCTGGCGTGGCGGACGTTCGCCTTGCTGAGCGACGGTGAGTGCGACGAGGGGTCTAACTGGGAGGCGATCCTTTTTGCCGGCCACCATCGCCTGTCGAACCTCGTCGCCGTCATCGACTACAACAAGATCCAGTCGCTGAAGCCGGTGAGCGAGACCCTCGAACTCGAACCGTTCGCCGACAAGTGGCGTGCCTTCCACTGGGAAGTCGTGGAATGCGACGGCCACGACCACGACGCCCTGAAGAGGGCGTTCGCCGTCGAGAGCGAAAGGCCGAAGGTCGTCATCGCCCACACCATAAAGGGCAAGGGTGTGAGCTTCATGGAGAACACGGTTCTCTGGCATTACCGCACGCCCCAAGGCGAGGAATACGAGGCAGCCCTCAAGGAGCTGGGCGCCCATGCGTGA
- a CDS encoding glycosyltransferase family 39 protein, whose protein sequence is MRGRNWEAATLAALGALMALAYAFTNPPFEAPDEPGHVAYVNFVARTGRWPDLNKESGRVDMGHHHPLAYFLYAGALRLVEPDGQIDFHLLPRQNPLPRRFVNPGESFATASDLRAFLVLRALGAVAMGLTIWLTYLAARLWSGRRAALLAASLVAFLPQFEFVCGAVSNDPWVALAGAGATYGALRWSRGKPHHWGWWAAAAVLVKKSAFVLLPVGLLAALLAPSRGRSGAWRAFVPAGLAAALVLTRNAVLYRDPSANAVEASLYAELVKPKTLFEPYFREEFPRITANSFFGHFGWMSLELPGRLIALVALPWMVGLLASLVTAVLPKRRRIRRGVLLLAASFLFMVGGVLYYNLSYTQPQGRLLFPALSALAVLSGIGWASLARFLPKSLVWLVPLASAATALAALFFNLRAS, encoded by the coding sequence GTGAGGGGAAGGAACTGGGAGGCGGCGACCCTGGCCGCCCTGGGCGCGCTCATGGCCCTCGCCTATGCCTTCACCAACCCCCCGTTCGAGGCGCCCGACGAACCTGGCCACGTCGCCTATGTCAACTTTGTCGCACGGACGGGCCGCTGGCCCGATCTGAACAAAGAGTCGGGGAGGGTCGACATGGGGCACCACCATCCCCTTGCCTACTTCCTCTATGCGGGGGCGTTGCGACTGGTGGAACCCGACGGGCAGATCGACTTCCACCTCCTTCCCCGTCAGAACCCGCTTCCTCGACGGTTCGTGAACCCGGGCGAAAGCTTCGCCACTGCGAGCGACCTACGCGCGTTCCTCGTGCTTCGCGCCCTCGGCGCGGTGGCAATGGGACTAACCATTTGGTTGACATATTTGGCCGCGCGGCTCTGGTCGGGACGGCGGGCAGCCCTTCTTGCAGCGAGCCTGGTTGCGTTTCTGCCCCAGTTCGAGTTCGTCTGCGGGGCCGTCAGCAACGACCCGTGGGTCGCGCTCGCGGGGGCGGGGGCGACCTATGGCGCCCTGCGATGGTCGCGGGGCAAGCCCCACCACTGGGGCTGGTGGGCGGCCGCGGCCGTTCTCGTGAAAAAATCTGCCTTTGTCCTTCTGCCCGTAGGGCTCCTCGCCGCGTTGCTCGCGCCAAGTCGGGGCCGGAGCGGGGCATGGCGGGCGTTCGTGCCCGCGGGCCTCGCCGCCGCCCTCGTCCTCACCCGCAACGCCGTGCTCTATCGCGACCCCAGCGCCAACGCGGTGGAGGCTTCGCTTTACGCCGAGCTTGTCAAGCCGAAGACGCTCTTCGAACCCTACTTCCGCGAGGAGTTCCCACGCATCACCGCCAACTCGTTCTTCGGACACTTCGGCTGGATGTCGCTGGAACTGCCAGGGCGGCTGATCGCGCTCGTTGCCCTGCCCTGGATGGTGGGGCTGCTCGCCAGCCTCGTGACCGCGGTTCTCCCGAAGAGGCGGCGGATTCGCCGCGGGGTCTTGCTGCTCGCGGCGAGTTTCCTCTTCATGGTCGGCGGGGTGCTCTATTACAACCTCTCCTACACCCAGCCTCAGGGGAGGCTGCTTTTCCCCGCCCTCTCGGCCCTGGCCGTCCTCTCGGGAATCGGCTGGGCGAGCCTCGCCAGGTTCCTTCCAAAGTCGCTCGTGTGGCTCGTGCCCCTCGCCTCCGCGGCCACGGCATTGGCCGCGCTCTTCTTCAACCTCCGCGCGAGTTAA